The following is a genomic window from Rana temporaria chromosome 7, aRanTem1.1, whole genome shotgun sequence.
ggggggtAAAACTCTCCAGAGGTCAAATGGTACTATGAATCCTATCCTTATTGCTAACCTTAAAAAAATCCTTCTTCCCTTGGTAGCGTATGGACTCGACTTTTTAATTTTCCAGCTGAGGAACTCAACAGAAAGTGTGTATAGCAGCTTGACAACAcacagtgacgtcacccatagcaCCCACCTTTGCCTGTAGTCTTCCACCGATTGTGGATCTCATATGATAAACAGAAACGACAACATCACCGTGAACTGTGACACCCAGAGGAAACACCACCTTCCCTTCCTGAACCCGATATTCTCTAAAAGGGAAAACAATTGCATTAATAAACAGGTTGGAGGGGAAAGAACTTACCATTAGTGCGGGAAAACAGTGACTTTCCATGTACTACGTAACACCTCCCTCCCCTCTATCTATACTCGGGTTGTGGGGGTAAAACATGAAAATACTGGAGTTGTGTTGCTAAGGTCCTGGTACCCATCCAGTGGTCCTTTGGCACTTATTGTGCGGCCCCTGGACACATTTTTCGTTATTCGGATGCATCCAAATTTCAATGAAGTTAAAACgaatctgacattttttttattaaatttgagtTCAATTTGAAAactaaatttgaatttgaaatcaaattgaaaaacaagaaaagaatagaaaataaaggaaatagaatagagtaaaacagaatataatagaaaataaaataatcaaatatagtagaaaataaaggaatagaatagaaaataagggaagaaaaaagaaaataatagaatagagtaaaaacagaacaaaatagaatagaatagaaaataaaagaatagaatgctTGGGACAGACAGATCTatacttaggcctagtacacacgagaggatttatccgcaaggatttgcgaggattttgatccgatggagtgtactcaccatctgATCGAAATCCGctccgaaatcccatcgcgatgacgtgtcgcgccgtcaccacgatgatgacgcagcgacgtgcgcgacgctgtcatataaggaattccacgcatgcgtcgaatcattacgacgcatgcgggggatcccttcggatggattgatccggtgagtctgtacagaccagcagatcaatccgttgggatggattccagcggatagatttgaaagcatgtcttcaaatttttatccgcttgaaatccatcccaggggataaaaatccgcagaaacagatccgctggattgtacacaccaggggatctatccgctggagccggtccgcggatcaattccagcggatggatcctctcgtgtgtacggggccttagacaaaaaggggcagatccaaaaaaggattacgccagcgtatctattgatacgccgcgtaattttaaagttcccgcgtcgtatcattgttttgtatctaccgcagaggtgatcaataccaccaaaagaaagctctatttgtggaaaaaaaaaggacgccaattttgtttgggagccacgtcgcacgaccgcgcaattgtcagttaaagcgacacagtcccgaatcgcaaaaagtgctctggtctttgaccagcaataagtggttaaataacgaattaaaacaatttttttttccgcgccTATCTATTGACCATAACTGCCTGAATGGTTAAAGCGTAACTAAATCCCAAGCTTATATTTTTTTCGGTAATGTGGTTAAAAAGGTTTCTAATGTCACCTCTGTCCTGGTACCTGGAGCTCAGCTTTGGTCGAGCACACACCTATCAATACTGATTGACATTCGATCGGTATTTTCCTACACCAATCAAATGAAATTGTATGTGTTGTGAACATGCCCTAAGCCAGGGGTGGGCAACCTtttccctccagctgtggtgaaactacaaatcccatcatgcctctgcctctaggagtcatgcctgtgattgtcagggtcttgcagtgtctcatgggacttgtagtttcaccacagctggagggccgaggttgcctacccctgtcctAAGCCTTGGCTATGGACACTCACTTCATCCTCTCGTAGTCCTGCATGGTGCTGAAGAGACGGGTCTCCCCGATCAGGACCTCACAGAACGGCCGACATCCATTCCGCTGTTTATTGAAGCAGGGCACAGGGCTGATGGTGGCACTCCGAATGACAATAGGCTTGCAGTGAGGGTTTACCGGCTTGTCAGAAACCAGGTCACAGATATATCCGATGTACCTAGAAgagaataaaatacaaacatCAAAGCTGGATTCCATAACttagtgtcatggatatgcaataatgtctggcagcttaccttctcctcatgtgtccattagaggcctgactccccTCCCCACTgtcttttatcatctctccttcctgtgtggccccacccaggccatcccaggaagtctatattaactgttgcactgcaggtctgctttgctgttctaCCTTGTTGTTACCTTAAGTTCccgtctgcagtgtgctacgtttaccttcctgtgtaccgtttttggctcgtccctgacttctcctgttagcctatgaccctgaccttttgcctgtccctcggttacccttgtctgcctgttgccctgacctcggtatacccatcactatcgcttgtcctggttgctgcttcccctctctccctgcagagcgtgacctaggggatcccaggggtcgcgacctggatccagctgcagcgaaggccatcctcaccactagaggctctggtgaacacacaGCTGgttcttagactccgcgccctgggcgatcttgggttcacgcttcctctctgattgcagcagtcggctatagggttcactaccctgtggtgcatccctgaccccaacggggtgcttttgtcacctggctacaggtgacctgacacttagTAGTAGAAGTTGCCACAGCAGCAATGATTCCAACCCCCAGCTACGTACGGTAGATgataagtacagtggaacctcggattgcgagcgttgtgtcgcaaaacgagcaggattcaagtctctacagtgtgcagtaccacatttggccagaggtgcgggggcgttgGAGCCGATCGAAAATACTGGGAAATattccgttcccgagcctttttGAGGGTGTCCGAATGCAGCCGGGCTGTCCCCGAGTTTTTCCGaatctctccggcgccccccacctctggccacatgcggtattgcatgccatagaagtcaatgtgtccccgcgccgattgaactgcgcatgctccgcttcTAAATtttccgtcgtgctttgcgcgaaatgacgtcgcaacaacgtcatttttggaacttagacgtgacttacgtccatccctattcacggacgacctacgcaaaaaataaaaaaaattcaaatttcgacgcgggaacgacggccatacttaacatggcaagtctatctatacgccgcaaaatagcagatttaactatacgccggaaaaagccgaactagagacgacgtaagagaatgcgaaggccgcgcgtacgttcgtggatcgtcggaaaaagctcatttgcatacccgacgcggaaaacgacgcaaactccacccagcggatgccgaactattgcatctacgatccgaaggcgtacgaagccgtacgcctgtcggatcttacccagatgccgtcgtatcttggtttgaggattcaaactaaagatacgacgcgggaaatttaaaagtacgccggagtatcagtagatacgccggcgtactctctctgtggatctgccccaaaatgttcaatatatgtaatgcttgagaggactgtcagagactgcagatagagACACCTAATAGAGaaaatgagggtcagagagtgaggacaggatacattgttggctgGGGATATGCTACAGAAGACAATATGAACTGGGAAGATGTTAAATGAGACTAGTAGAGATCAATGCTATTACCCCAATCAATGTTCCCACTACAGATTGCTGAGGTCCGAGGGCCGCACCTCATATAACAATGGTCTACATGCGGCCTTCAGGCCACAGGATGGGCACCAGGGaggatacagtgagggaaaaaagtatttgatcccctgctgttttggtacatttgcccactgacaaaaaaatgatcagtctataattttattggtcggtttattataacactgagagacagaataacaacaaaaatatccagaacaatgcattttaatgagtgaaataaatatttgactcccctatcaatcagcaagatttctggttcCCAGGTGTCTCCTATACAGGtagcaagctgagattaggagcaccctcttaggctgcattcacacctaggcgttggcGTTACCAGGCGTTTTTACgcgcgtttttttcgcgcgttttggtgcgcgtttgtgcgcgtttgcgcgcgtttgaGCAGAGCGAcgtccagcgttttttttttttttttttttgaccaatagtaaaatagatcacctctgtcatcatttgttgctatgtgaaaggtttttttttcctcttcctgggtgaTAATTCCTCTTCCGGGTCATCCTTGTGCTTCTGACTCAATTGTGAAAATGAGTGATGACGAGATGGCTTTGTTCATGGCAGCAGCCACTGCTAGCCAATATCTTGTAAACGAGaggcagagaaaaaggaagaggcaacgcagattttggatacaccccgtcattgctgatcgggaagaaagagggcaattttgggtgatgtaccaagacctccgtgaccatgaagacaaatttctggactacaccagaatgtccataaaaaggttagtaaaaaatgatctggaatcatttattttttacattgtaccatttgggttgccaccttttcttcaagtcaaacatgtacacttctgcggtgcacaactattttttttaatactatgaactatacatatattttgttagtattttacatttctaatcatatgaatataataaaaatagtcccctttccattgcagtgcacagagttccccctttacattagagtccacagagttccccctttacattagagtccacaaagttccccctttacattacagtgcacagagtccccctttacattacagtgcacagagtccccctttacattacagtgcacagaatccccctttacattacagtgcacagagtccccctttacatcacagtcacccTTTTGCATCTCAACTCCCagatttccctttcactgtatggGTTAACCAACATAATCTGATTGAAGCGAGACCTCAAGATACtcagacataagggatgctctgtgaaccatgatctaagggggaaaccgagatctctgatgtacggagaggactccaatgtgagaactctgatttttcctagtgtactcaccaagaggcaggatagagaaagggggtgggtgcTTCTGTTAGACAGCGATGgagggtgagctcactcaccccttggcagataGCACATCTCATCCTGGTATATCTGTGGCTGCTGGGTTGTAAGTTTTCATCCCCTGCAGCCATTAACCCTGCCGGAAATCCATATTCTGGTCAGAAAAATCTGTCAGAgtgtcaggcagtctgaaacccggacacatgattccaaacccgaactgttctGGTGAATCccggaaaggtggcaaccctagtaccaatccattgccaattttaaatttcattttcctttacagctttgatgagttgctggaattgttgatcaacagattgcagaggatggacacctacttccgcaactgtatcccccctgtggagcgacttatcataacactgaggtaatttttatttagcgctttgaatgtaatacactctattatatatatatatatatatatatatatatgtgtaataaaaaccaaacaaaaattctgtaggaacaaaattattttaatattttaatcaaCCAAAacattgggtctttttttttttattatgaaaatatacacaaagtgcacaaatacacaaaatatacaaaaatgttttatacataaTCCTTATTTACAATTGCTGTAAATTTGGGGAGGAGTCCTCTTCCCCGTGCGGTGACATGGCGACCGACAGTGCGTGGGCAAAAGGGGGCCAAGTGGAGGTGGTGCTGTCTTCCCCTGACCAATTGGAAGGTGGTGttgcttgtggtggtggtggtgttcgtGTTGGGGCATTCCTGAAAGTCGATTGTCTCGGTCGATGTGGGTAATGTGATGTAGGTGTAGTCGTTGTCGCAGGGTAAGTAGAAGGTGgtgggtggtaagaagaaagtgtTGTAGGAGGCAGAGTACTGTATGTGACAGGTGGTGTTGAGAGATGAGGAAAAGGAGAATGAGGGTGGTAAGAAGAAGGTTGTGTATAAGGAAAAGGATTCAGAGAAGTGTGAGTGGAAGGTGTTGGCACAGGAGGTAAATGAGATAGAGTGGTGGTGAAAGGATGGTGCGCAGAAGTCGGTGGTGGTGTTGGTCGAGGAGGTTGGTCGGAAAGCTGTGGTCCTGTCCAAAGGGTAACGGGTGGTGGGGAGAAATGGGTCGTGGGTGGTGTTGGGACATGCTCGGTCCGTTTATTGGCATATGGGCCATAGGGTGGTGGTGGTTCGGATAAATCGTCAGCTTCTGTCGGGGGTATAAATGTCGAGATGTATCTAGCCGTACAGGACAGCACCACCGCTTGCAGATTTGGGGGAACTTTGTCGATTAGTTCCCCCAGACATTTTGCTACATTTTGGCCATACGATCTGTTGCTCATCCGGTCAGACATGTTGGTCATAATGTCCAACATACGATCCAGGGCTGGATCCGGAGCAGGAGCCCTCCTACGCAGAGCACGCGGAGGTCCAATATGCGCAATGTTAACTgggggctgctctgcaagtggtcTTGTTGCATTAGAAGTTGATGCCTCGGAGTGCTGCGGTTCCGGCTCCAGAGTAGCCATCGCTTGATCCCCCGAtgccacgctctctctgtcccctctctctgccacgctctctctgtcccctctctctgccacgctctctctgtcTACTACAGCTGTGGCAGCCTCGTCCCAGCAGCTTTCAGTACTGAAAAAAGAAatcatgtattaaaaaataattttaaaacatttggtTTACCGAGCAAAGTACAGATAATGGTTTACCTCCCCAAATCCAGCACCGGTCTCAGAAACTCCAATTCCTTTGCGTGAACGTATTCTCTCACCGAACATGCTCCACTCCCACTTCGCCGCTGCTCCCGCTGTGCCTTCAGCTGGCGAGCGTAGGCGTCCCTTATACTCTTCCATCTGAGTTTTAGAattttcactgtaaaaaataaaataaaataatatatattattttctttgtaggtatCTATCAACTGGACAATCGATTGCAAGTCTGCATTACTCGTTTCGTATTGGAAGATCTACTGCCAGTTATATAATTCGGGACACCTGCAGTGCCATTTGGGAAGTCCTGAAacccattgtgtttaaaaaaccggcagcagaggactgggaAAAAATTTCCCAAGTATTCTGGGAACGCTGTAACTTTCCGAATTGTCTAGGAGCGATCGATGGGAAACACATCAGGATTGTTAAGCCCATGGCTAGTGGGAGCCAGTATTTCAATTACAAGAAATACTTTTCATTCGTCTTAATGGCTGTGGCTGATGCCAATTATTGCTTTACCTATATTGACATTGGTTCCTATGGAAGTAGTGCAGACTCTGCGATTTTTGGGAACTCCTCTTTTGGGCAATTACTTCGAACAGATGGTCTGGACCTTCCACAAAATAGTCCACTCCCGGGCACAAACGGCCCTCCCCTACCAAGTGTCTTTGTGGGTGATGAGGCTTTTGCTCTGAACACACACCTACTTCGGCCTTATTCAGGACATAATCTGAACGAAGACAAACGCATATTCAACTACCGGCTTAGCAGAGCACGCCGCGTAGTTGAGTGTGCTTTTGGAATTTTGGCGAACAAGTGGAGGGTTCTCCACACACCGATTGTGCTCAATATGCAAAATGCCATTAGTGCTGTAGAAGCGGCGTGTGCCTTGCACAATTTTGTCAGGCAGCGCGATGGTCTAGATTACGAGGAGCCAGTCCATGAGACTCTGGAAAGAGCTCATTGGACTGGTGTACGTGGGAACACACAGGGGACACATGTCCGTGAACAGTATGCGGCATACTTTGTCTCTCCTGAAGGTCAGGTCCCTTGGCAGCTCAATTCCATTTAATTTATTGAACTTTTCAGCTTTTGACACGCttattttgtgaaagataatctttactatgctgttttgtggaaaaaaaataaaaaatgattcatgTTTTAAGAAGTctcattctaattttattttgataCAGTTTTATCATTGGGTTCAATAGACCTATGATATTGTGTGCCATTTTATATTAGTGACATTCTATCTATTGTAAACTTAGTTTATGTATTTATTCTGTGGTCTAATAAAGGGCCTGTAAGTGAccgcctagacgtgggttgggggtccgatcaggacccccagggtacatccgggggttaagtggctctatatgtgtccccctgcgtgtcactttctcctcctgtgtaaacacaggaagagggaagtgatgacactgacaccagtacacgtaggCACAATCCCCTTTTGGATCTccaatccactcccccatccccttGTCACAGTATCAATGAATGCAGTGAAcatatatttactgatcactgcaggcAGAGTGTAGGTCCTGTGTAGCCCCCGTCCCCACCTGCCGCTGTAGTCGCTAGgtcgattgaatttttttatttttttagattaaagatgtgtaaaataatattttttttggaaaatgtcactaaatttttggattattaaaaatcacagaggggatcaaatatcaccattaataagctctatttgtgggaagaagagaacgcaatttatgtttataagccatgtcgcatgaccgcacaatagtcatatttgtaaagacacatttttaaacTTAACAGCATATTGGTACGGTAATAAATGCCTACTGTAACGACAAACAATCATTCCATTATTTCATTAGTGGCATTTTGTATTTCTGTTATGTTTTTTGATAGAGTTTACCTTTGCTATCATGGGACTTATTTATCCGTGCCCAGTTCTCATAGATTTGGCTCCCAATAGAACACCAAGCGTCCCAACGGGTGGTCCTCATTTTGTAGCCCGGTGCCCTGCTGTCATAAAGACAGGGGTGCTCCTTCACCATCCTGATGAAATTTTCAGGCTCCAGCATCGAAAGGGTTCTATCAAATTCGGCCTCCATTGATAAAAATGTGACTTTTCTTTATTGTAAGTAaagtaaaatggtgatttcacaagttcctgtaaaaaaatatgtcatttcctgttttgttttGGAGCTGTATGGGCGTCAAAACGCGCGTAAAAACGCGCATAAAAACGCTtgctgtcgcgcgatacgctcaattcgcgcgtttcccattactttctatggtaaaaaaaaacgcgcggaaacgcctatgtcgcgcgcttcgcgcgacaaaaaaaggtccgggactagtttgagcttcgcgcgacaggcgttcaggcgttcaggtgtgaacaggcaccataggaaacaatgttaaatctGCCCTCCCGCGTTCGTGAGCAGTGCGtttcgggcgtaaaaacgcctaggtgtgaatggggccttaaagggagtgctcctaatctcagcttgttacctgtataaaagatacCTTTCCagagaagcaatcaatcagattccaatctctccaccatggggcCAAGACCAACGAGCcgtccaaggatgtcggggacaagattgtagacctacacaaggctggaatgggctacaagaccatcgccaaacagcttggtgagaggagacaacagttggtgtgatttttcacaaatggaagaaactaaaaataactgtcactccccctcggtctggggctccatggaagatctcacctcgtggagtttcaatgatcatgagaacggtgaggaatccacCCAGAACTAcccgggagaatcttgtcaatgatctcagctgagaccacagggccagattcacgtagaatcgcggcggcgtaacttatcctagataagttacaccgccgcaatttttcatcgcaagtgcctgattcaccaagcacttgcgatgaaaactacgcccgcggcctccggcgcaaggcgggccaattcaaatgggcgtgtgccatttaaattaggcgcgctcctgcgccggacctactacgcatgctccgtttcctaactcccgccgtgctttgcgcgccgtgacgtcatttttttgaacggcgacgcgcgtagcgtacttccgtattcccggacggcttacgcaaacgacgttaaattttgaatttcgacgcgggaacgacggccatactttagacagcaatacacttgctgactaaagttaaggcaacaaaaaaaaagtgtaactttgcgacgggaaactagactagcgtcgacgtagcgaacgcgaaaaaccgttgtggatcgccgtaactcctaatttgcatacccgacgctggtttacgacgcaaactccccccagcggcggccgcggtactgcatcctaagatccgacagtgtaaaacaattacacctg
Proteins encoded in this region:
- the LOC120946059 gene encoding extensin-like, encoding MATLEPEPQHSEASTSNATRPLAEQPPVNIAHIGPPRALRRRAPAPDPALDRMLDIMTNMSDRMSNRSYGQNVAKCLGELIDKVPPNLQAVVLSCTARYISTFIPPTEADDLSEPPPPYGPYANKRTEHVPTPPTTHFSPPPVTLWTGPQLSDQPPRPTPPPTSAHHPFTTTLSHLPPVPTPSTHTSLNPFPYTQPSSYHPHSPFPHLSTPPVTYSTLPPTTLSSYHPPPSTYPATTTTPTSHYPHRPRQSTFRNAPTRTPPPPQATPPSNWSGEDSTTSTWPPFAHALSVAMSPHGEEDSSPNLQQL